The following coding sequences are from one Shewanella putrefaciens window:
- the mutS gene encoding DNA mismatch repair protein MutS, with protein sequence MNVIDTDDLEKHTPMMRQYLTMKAEHHDMLLFYRMGDFYELFYDDAKRASELLGISLTARGKSGGDPIPMAGIPYHAVEGYLAKLVQIGQSVAICEQIGDPATAKGPVERKVVRIVTPGTLTDEALLQERQDNLLAAVYQGKVGFGYATLDVSSGRFVIAELDTRESLEAELQRTNPVEILYSEDFGELGLLSHFKGKRRRPEWEFDYDTSIKLLLAQFGTKDLHGFGISDARLSLQAAGCLMQYVKDTQRTALPHINAIIRFNQADSIVLDAATRRNLELTQNLAGGRDNTLATVLDNTATAMGSRMLQRWIHQPLRDPNQIIARQTAVNELLKTGTHEPLHEQLKALGDIERIMARLALRTARPRDFARLRQALSLLPELQQSLSVLNAPHTVKLCQYLGEFPEEQALLERAIVDNPPMLIRDGGVIREGYNNELDEWRGLSEGASDYLIQLEAREKERTGINTLKVGYNRVHGYYIEVSRLQSSQVPLNYQRRQTLKNMERYITPELKEYEEKVLSSQGKALALEKQLWEQLFDLILPKLHELQAFARAAAELDVLSNFAERAETLGYICPQLSQDIGIQIDAGRHPVVERVSQTPFIANPVTLHNQRRMLIVTGPNMGGKSTYMRQVALITLMAHIGCFVPAERAVIGPIDRIFTRIGASDDLASGRSTFMVEMTETANILHNATAQSLVLMDEIGRGTSTYDGLSLAWSAAEYLAQQIGAMTLFATHYFELTQLPELMAGVYNVHLDAIEHEDTIAFMHAVQEGAASKSYGLQVAALAGVPAKVIKAAKHKLQQLESRDHQLEGTKTPIQTLLALPEPAENPALTKLQAINPDNLTPKQALDLLYELKRLS encoded by the coding sequence ATGAATGTAATTGATACCGATGATTTAGAAAAACATACCCCCATGATGCGTCAATATTTGACGATGAAAGCAGAACATCACGATATGCTACTGTTTTATCGAATGGGTGACTTCTATGAACTCTTCTATGATGACGCTAAACGTGCTTCTGAGTTATTAGGCATCTCCCTGACTGCCCGCGGAAAGAGTGGCGGCGATCCAATCCCAATGGCTGGCATTCCCTATCATGCGGTTGAAGGTTATTTGGCTAAATTGGTTCAAATTGGTCAATCTGTTGCAATTTGCGAGCAGATTGGCGATCCCGCGACCGCTAAAGGTCCGGTTGAGCGTAAAGTCGTACGCATAGTAACACCCGGCACCTTAACCGATGAAGCCCTGTTACAAGAACGCCAAGACAATCTTTTAGCCGCAGTTTATCAAGGTAAAGTTGGATTTGGCTATGCGACCCTCGATGTTTCCTCTGGCCGATTTGTGATTGCAGAGCTTGATACAAGGGAATCCTTAGAAGCCGAATTACAACGTACAAATCCAGTCGAAATTCTTTACAGTGAAGATTTTGGTGAACTTGGCTTGCTAAGCCACTTCAAAGGCAAACGTCGTCGTCCCGAGTGGGAATTTGATTACGACACCAGCATCAAACTTTTACTTGCACAATTTGGCACTAAAGATCTTCATGGTTTTGGCATTAGCGATGCGCGTCTATCACTGCAAGCCGCTGGTTGCTTAATGCAGTATGTTAAAGATACACAACGTACTGCCCTGCCCCATATCAATGCCATAATTCGCTTTAATCAAGCGGATAGTATAGTACTTGATGCCGCAACCCGCCGTAACTTGGAACTCACCCAGAATCTAGCGGGTGGCCGTGATAATACCTTAGCAACCGTATTAGATAATACTGCGACAGCAATGGGAAGCCGTATGCTGCAGCGCTGGATCCATCAGCCATTACGGGATCCTAATCAAATTATCGCCCGCCAAACGGCTGTGAATGAATTACTTAAGACAGGCACACATGAACCACTCCATGAACAGCTTAAGGCACTGGGTGACATTGAGCGTATTATGGCAAGGCTTGCGCTGCGTACTGCTCGACCCCGGGATTTTGCACGCCTACGTCAAGCATTGAGTTTATTACCTGAATTACAACAAAGCTTAAGCGTGCTAAATGCACCTCATACCGTCAAACTATGTCAATATTTGGGTGAATTTCCCGAAGAACAGGCCCTACTCGAGCGCGCCATTGTTGATAATCCCCCTATGCTTATTCGTGATGGTGGCGTGATCCGCGAAGGCTACAATAATGAACTTGATGAATGGCGCGGTCTGAGTGAGGGGGCCAGCGACTATTTGATTCAACTTGAAGCAAGGGAAAAAGAACGTACTGGCATCAATACACTTAAAGTCGGCTATAACCGCGTACATGGTTATTATATTGAAGTCAGCCGCTTGCAATCTTCACAAGTGCCGCTCAATTATCAACGACGCCAAACGCTTAAAAATATGGAGCGTTATATCACGCCCGAACTTAAGGAGTACGAAGAAAAAGTGCTCTCAAGCCAAGGTAAAGCGCTGGCCCTTGAAAAACAGCTATGGGAACAGCTTTTCGATCTTATTCTGCCCAAACTACATGAGTTACAAGCTTTTGCTAGAGCGGCTGCTGAACTTGATGTATTAAGTAATTTTGCCGAACGCGCTGAAACTTTAGGATATATCTGTCCTCAGCTAAGCCAGGATATCGGCATCCAGATTGATGCAGGCAGACATCCCGTCGTTGAACGCGTCAGTCAAACACCCTTTATCGCCAATCCAGTCACCTTGCACAATCAAAGACGCATGTTGATAGTGACAGGACCCAATATGGGGGGTAAGTCGACTTATATGCGCCAAGTCGCCTTAATCACGCTTATGGCTCATATTGGCTGTTTTGTACCGGCAGAGCGAGCTGTGATAGGGCCTATTGATCGCATATTTACTCGTATTGGTGCATCGGACGATTTAGCTTCAGGCCGTTCAACCTTTATGGTCGAAATGACTGAGACTGCCAATATCCTCCATAATGCAACGGCTCAAAGTCTGGTATTAATGGATGAAATTGGCCGCGGTACATCGACCTACGATGGCTTATCTCTAGCTTGGTCTGCTGCAGAGTATCTCGCCCAACAAATCGGTGCCATGACGTTATTTGCTACCCACTATTTTGAGCTAACCCAACTGCCGGAACTTATGGCTGGTGTCTATAACGTCCATTTAGACGCGATAGAACATGAGGATACCATCGCCTTTATGCATGCGGTACAAGAAGGCGCCGCCAGTAAAAGCTACGGCTTACAGGTTGCAGCACTCGCGGGCGTACCAGCGAAAGTCATTAAGGCAGCCAAACACAAGTTGCAGCAATTAGAAAGTCGCGATCATCAGCTTGAGGGCACAAAAACGCCCATTCAAACCCTACTCGCCCTACCTGAGCCGGCTGAGAATCCCGCTCTAACTAAGTTACAAGCAATAAATCCCGATAATTTAACGCCTAAACAAGCACTTGATTTACTCTACGAATTAAAGCGCTTGAGCTAA
- the rpoS gene encoding RNA polymerase sigma factor RpoS, which yields MSRINSTAAEELVDFSVETAEFDLEKEDIATDLVQELGLEQQVQDDLQKNLDATQLYLGEIGFSPLLSAEEEVYFSRKALKGCEKSRNRMIESNLRLVVKIARRYNNRGLALLDLIEEGNLGLIRAVEKFDPERGFRFSTYATWWIRQTIERAIMNQTRTIRLPIHVVKELNVYLRTARELAQKLDHEPTAEEIAEKLQVPSADVSRMLKLNEKITSVDTPLGGDNDKALIDILADDDSVGPDYKVQDEDISNSVVKWLNELNTKQREVLARRFGLLGYEPSTLEDVGAEIGLTRERVRQIQVEALKRLRDLLGSQGLSVEALFRN from the coding sequence ATGAGCCGTATAAATAGCACTGCCGCAGAAGAATTAGTCGATTTTTCCGTTGAAACCGCAGAGTTTGATCTCGAAAAAGAGGATATTGCTACAGATTTAGTTCAAGAACTTGGACTAGAACAACAGGTTCAAGATGACCTGCAAAAAAATCTTGATGCCACGCAACTCTATTTAGGTGAAATAGGGTTTTCCCCCCTGCTTAGCGCAGAAGAAGAAGTTTACTTTTCTCGTAAAGCCTTAAAAGGCTGTGAAAAATCCCGTAATCGCATGATTGAAAGTAATCTTAGACTTGTTGTTAAGATTGCACGTCGTTATAACAACCGAGGATTAGCACTCTTAGATTTAATCGAAGAAGGGAACTTAGGACTTATCCGCGCGGTAGAAAAATTTGATCCCGAAAGAGGTTTTCGTTTCTCAACCTATGCAACTTGGTGGATTCGTCAAACGATTGAACGTGCAATTATGAATCAAACTCGCACCATTCGTTTACCTATTCATGTTGTTAAAGAGTTGAACGTATATTTAAGAACCGCTCGGGAATTAGCGCAAAAATTAGATCACGAACCGACAGCTGAAGAAATTGCTGAAAAATTGCAAGTCCCTAGTGCAGATGTCAGCCGTATGTTGAAGTTGAATGAAAAGATTACCTCAGTCGATACGCCTTTGGGGGGCGATAATGACAAAGCGCTGATCGATATATTGGCCGATGATGACAGTGTAGGCCCTGACTATAAGGTACAGGATGAAGATATCTCAAACTCGGTAGTGAAATGGCTCAATGAGTTAAATACTAAACAAAGAGAGGTATTAGCTCGTCGTTTTGGATTATTAGGCTATGAGCCATCGACATTGGAAGATGTCGGTGCAGAGATAGGGTTAACCCGTGAGCGTGTTCGTCAAATTCAAGTTGAAGCCTTAAAACGTCTGCGTGATTTACTCGGTTCACAAGGCCTATCTGTTGAAGCGTTGTTTAGAAATTAA
- a CDS encoding peptidoglycan DD-metalloendopeptidase family protein encodes MLNAGLLLNLSLLFMLVGCSFQASHPAPVESLSPHLSKHSKGHLKSDSYKVKKGDTLYSISWAAGKDFVEIAKINQLDKSYTIYPGQILYLTQPRIVNQSNTKTLGGYSSALKSQKSNNSQEKQSNNNNLQISASQKKTLDQKAKPAYSATSGQQNINPTIVAPTSTLPDSVSQWQWPVRGKLVGTYSANEQGNKGIKIAGQRGDIIKAAADGRVVYAGSALRGYGNLVIIKHSEDYLSAYAHTDQILVEEKQHVLAGQTVAKMGSTGTDQVMLRFEIRYHGQSVNPLNYLPKQ; translated from the coding sequence TTGTTGAATGCGGGTTTACTTTTAAACCTCAGCTTATTGTTTATGCTTGTAGGCTGTAGCTTTCAGGCGAGCCACCCTGCGCCTGTCGAAAGTCTTTCTCCCCACCTCTCAAAACACAGTAAAGGCCATCTTAAATCCGATTCTTATAAAGTAAAAAAAGGCGATACGCTTTATTCTATTTCATGGGCGGCAGGGAAGGATTTTGTTGAAATAGCTAAAATTAATCAATTAGATAAGTCCTACACTATTTACCCTGGGCAGATCTTGTATTTAACACAGCCTCGGATTGTTAATCAGTCCAACACTAAGACTTTAGGTGGATATTCTTCTGCTTTGAAAAGTCAAAAATCAAATAATTCTCAGGAAAAACAATCAAATAATAATAATTTGCAAATAAGTGCTTCACAGAAAAAAACACTTGATCAGAAAGCTAAGCCTGCGTATTCTGCAACAAGTGGCCAACAAAATATTAACCCTACAATCGTTGCTCCTACTTCGACACTGCCTGACAGTGTGAGCCAGTGGCAATGGCCTGTAAGAGGTAAATTAGTTGGGACTTACTCTGCTAATGAGCAGGGGAATAAAGGCATTAAGATCGCAGGTCAAAGGGGAGATATCATCAAAGCCGCAGCAGACGGGAGGGTGGTATATGCAGGTAGTGCTCTTAGGGGTTATGGTAATTTAGTCATTATTAAACACAGTGAAGATTACCTTAGTGCTTATGCTCATACGGATCAGATCTTAGTTGAAGAAAAGCAACATGTCCTCGCTGGACAAACAGTTGCTAAAATGGGTAGTACAGGAACCGATCAAGTAATGTTACGATTTGAAATTCGTTATCATGGTCAATCTGTTAACCCACTTAATTATTTGCCTAAGCAATGA
- a CDS encoding protein-L-isoaspartate(D-aspartate) O-methyltransferase, with amino-acid sequence MTRVALTSAVNLAKKLSDAGIRNQAVLKAISQTPREMFLDNALAHKAYENTALPIGQGQTISQPYIVARMTELLLSNMPKKVLEVGTGSGYQAAILAQLVPELCTIERIKGLQIQARQRLKRLDLHNVSFKYGDGWQGWSNRSPFDAIMVTAAAATVPEALLSQLVDGGVLVLPVGENTQQLMRITRHRERFSSENIETVKFVPLVNGELA; translated from the coding sequence ATGACTCGAGTTGCCTTAACATCGGCGGTGAATCTCGCTAAAAAGCTTTCTGATGCGGGGATCCGTAATCAAGCCGTGTTAAAGGCGATATCGCAAACCCCGCGTGAAATGTTTCTCGATAATGCGTTAGCCCATAAAGCCTACGAAAATACCGCCTTGCCAATTGGTCAAGGTCAAACGATTTCTCAGCCTTATATCGTTGCCAGAATGACCGAACTATTACTCAGTAATATGCCAAAAAAGGTGCTAGAAGTCGGAACGGGGTCGGGTTATCAAGCCGCCATATTAGCCCAGTTAGTGCCAGAGCTTTGTACGATAGAGCGTATTAAAGGCTTACAAATTCAAGCTCGGCAAAGATTAAAACGGCTCGATCTACATAATGTGTCATTCAAATATGGCGATGGCTGGCAAGGATGGTCTAACCGTAGCCCGTTTGATGCCATTATGGTGACCGCTGCCGCAGCGACAGTACCCGAGGCACTTTTATCCCAACTGGTCGATGGCGGAGTGTTAGTGTTACCAGTGGGAGAGAACACACAGCAATTGATGCGGATCACACGTCATCGCGAGCGTTTTAGTTCAGAAAATATTGAAACGGTAAAATTTGTGCCATTAGTTAATGGTGAATTAGCATAA
- the surE gene encoding 5'/3'-nucleotidase SurE gives MIRILVSNDDGVNAPGIKALTEALVEIANVMTVAPDRNCSGASNSLTLTNPLRINRLDNGYISVHGTPTDCVHLAIRELCDGEPDMVVSGINAGANMGDDTLYSGTVAAAMEGRFLGFPAVAISLNGREFKHYQSAAVYARRIVQGLLLHPLASDQILNINVPDLPLDEIKGIRVTRLGARHKAEGIVRTKDPAGREIFWLGPPGLEQDATEGTDFHAVANGYVSITPLTVDLTAYRQLSVLQNWVDKI, from the coding sequence ATGATCCGCATTCTTGTTAGTAATGATGATGGTGTCAATGCACCTGGCATCAAAGCCTTAACAGAAGCACTCGTTGAAATAGCCAACGTGATGACAGTCGCGCCTGATCGTAATTGTTCGGGGGCCAGTAACTCACTAACCTTGACTAATCCATTAAGAATTAATAGGTTAGATAATGGTTATATTTCTGTACATGGTACGCCGACAGATTGTGTTCACTTAGCTATCCGCGAGCTCTGTGATGGTGAACCCGATATGGTCGTTTCTGGCATTAATGCCGGTGCAAATATGGGTGATGATACCTTGTATTCTGGGACCGTCGCTGCGGCAATGGAAGGGCGATTTTTAGGCTTTCCAGCAGTGGCTATTTCTCTCAATGGCCGAGAGTTTAAGCATTATCAATCTGCGGCTGTTTATGCACGGCGCATCGTGCAGGGACTTTTATTACACCCATTAGCGAGCGATCAAATTTTAAATATCAATGTACCAGATTTACCGCTTGATGAGATTAAAGGGATTAGAGTGACTCGGCTTGGCGCAAGGCATAAAGCTGAAGGCATAGTGCGGACAAAAGATCCTGCGGGGCGAGAGATTTTTTGGCTCGGCCCACCAGGTCTTGAACAAGATGCTACCGAAGGGACAGATTTTCATGCAGTTGCCAATGGGTATGTGTCAATTACCCCTTTGACGGTTGATCTCACAGCCTACAGACAATTATCGGTATTGCAGAATTGGGTAGATAAAATATGA